From one Streptomyces sp. SCSIO 30461 genomic stretch:
- a CDS encoding spherulation-specific family 4 protein: MSLLVPLYVHPSEDPDAWRLLVSAADRIYGVVLNTASGPGTSPDPAFVSAARALRAAGTRVLGYVDLDYGVRPDDEVLHDIDRYREWYDADGCFLDQVPADSSALSGCRRLVRAARQRGSATVVLNHGVHPAPGYARIADLLVTFEGPWNVYLSSFTLPRWTSRHPPERFCHLVYEVPPALARVAGKAASERGAAVSCAVTDTLPNPWLAPPLALFEETA, from the coding sequence ATGAGCCTGCTGGTGCCGCTCTATGTGCACCCCTCCGAGGACCCGGACGCCTGGCGACTGCTGGTGTCGGCCGCCGACCGGATCTATGGCGTGGTGCTCAACACCGCCAGTGGGCCGGGCACTTCGCCCGACCCGGCGTTCGTCTCCGCCGCCCGCGCTCTGCGGGCGGCGGGGACCCGCGTCCTCGGCTACGTCGACCTGGACTACGGGGTACGACCCGATGACGAAGTGCTCCACGACATCGACCGGTACCGCGAGTGGTACGACGCCGACGGCTGCTTCTTAGACCAGGTGCCGGCCGACAGCTCCGCACTGTCCGGTTGCCGCCGCCTGGTGCGGGCGGCGCGGCAGCGGGGATCGGCGACCGTCGTGCTCAACCACGGTGTGCATCCCGCGCCGGGCTACGCGCGGATCGCGGATCTGCTCGTGACCTTCGAGGGCCCCTGGAACGTGTACCTGTCGTCGTTCACCCTTCCCCGGTGGACGTCCCGCCATCCGCCGGAACGGTTCTGCCATCTGGTCTACGAGGTCCCGCCCGCGCTGGCCCGGGTCGCCGGGAAGGCGGCATCCGAGCGTGGTGCGGCAGTGTCGTGCGCCGTCACGGATACGCTGCCCAATCCATGGCTCGCCCCGCCTCTCGCACTGTTCGAGGAAACCGCGTGA
- a CDS encoding NAD(P)-dependent oxidoreductase, with protein sequence MRIIILGFTGYLGGHITGQLRALGGVRLFGGGRSPAAELRVDLATADAGRLAEVLSDFAPDAVVNCAGAVGGDSVRLAEVNVRGPAVLCAALREAAPGARLVHLGSAAEYGPTEHGVRVAETAPAAPVGPYGATKLAGTLTVASSGLDAVVLRVGNPVGPGAPPTSLPGGTVERILKAGDGPGAVVRFGDLSAYRDFIDVRDLARAVALAATAKGPLPRVLNVSGGQAVPIRDLVHGLMAEAGFPGRAEEAAVPGSTRSAGVGWQCSDITAAFESLSWEPRHRLADSLSALWQSVSPTSSVTPRPRTDSRT encoded by the coding sequence ATGCGCATCATCATCCTGGGCTTCACCGGGTATCTGGGCGGACACATCACCGGGCAGTTGCGTGCGCTGGGAGGCGTCCGGCTGTTCGGCGGTGGTCGGTCACCGGCCGCCGAACTGCGCGTCGACCTCGCCACGGCCGACGCGGGACGGCTGGCCGAAGTGCTTTCCGACTTCGCACCCGACGCGGTCGTCAACTGCGCGGGTGCCGTCGGCGGCGACTCGGTGAGGCTCGCGGAAGTCAACGTCCGGGGCCCGGCCGTGCTGTGCGCGGCACTGCGGGAGGCAGCGCCGGGGGCCCGCCTGGTGCATCTGGGCTCAGCCGCCGAGTACGGGCCCACCGAACACGGGGTACGGGTGGCGGAGACCGCACCCGCCGCACCGGTGGGCCCCTACGGGGCCACCAAGCTCGCGGGGACCCTGACCGTGGCCTCGTCCGGTCTCGACGCGGTGGTACTGCGGGTGGGCAACCCGGTCGGCCCCGGAGCCCCTCCGACCAGCCTGCCAGGTGGCACCGTCGAGCGGATCCTGAAGGCGGGCGACGGTCCCGGGGCGGTGGTCCGGTTCGGCGATCTTTCGGCGTACCGGGACTTCATCGACGTGCGGGATCTGGCGCGGGCGGTCGCGCTGGCCGCCACCGCCAAGGGGCCGCTACCCCGGGTGCTCAACGTGAGCGGCGGACAGGCCGTTCCGATCCGCGACCTGGTGCACGGTCTGATGGCAGAGGCCGGTTTCCCCGGCCGAGCCGAGGAGGCTGCGGTGCCCGGCTCGACCCGCTCGGCCGGGGTGGGCTGGCAGTGCTCCGACATCACCGCGGCGTTCGAGTCACTGAGCTGGGAGCCGAGGCACCGGCTCGCGGACTCGCTGTCCGCGCTCTGGCAGTCGGTGTCACCGACGTCGTCGGTGACACCGAGGCCGAGAACGGACTCGCGTACATGA
- the polX gene encoding DNA polymerase/3'-5' exonuclease PolX, with product MPKANEEIEALLQEYADLIAITGGDAFRARSYEKAARAIGGYHTDVAALDAKGLKEIPNVGKSIADKVTEYLTTGRIAVVEERRQSIPAGVRELMAIPMLGPKRALLLYRELEVASVDQLLDAIHQERLRELKGFGEKTEENLLHGIALMQRAGSRILLNAAMDSAEQIVAALSEIKGCEGCAYAGSLRRMRETIGDIDILVAAKKSAPFMEALRRLPYTAEVIAHGEKKTSIRTTRGLQVDLRVLPPDSWGGGLQYFTGSKAHNIRTREIAVRLGLKLSEYGLFDAESGKRVVSRTEEEIYERLGLPWIPPTLREDRGEIAAGLRGELPELVTEKDIRGDLHTHTDLTDGLASLADMVAAAAGRGYSYYAVTDHAPDLAMQRMTKEKMLAQREQVRALDRKHKGMRLLHGTELNIAPDGGVDWPDEFLAGFDICVASIHSHFNQSREALTRRLIRACENPYVAIIGHPTTRRIGKRPGIDADFDAVFAACARTGTALEINAHPERLDLCDEDILRAKRYGVAFAVNSDSHSTTHLPYMRYGVATAQRGWLTKDDIVNTWSLTRLRRFLRPAD from the coding sequence ATGCCCAAGGCCAACGAGGAGATCGAAGCGCTGCTCCAGGAGTACGCCGACCTCATCGCCATCACGGGCGGTGACGCCTTTCGGGCTCGCTCCTACGAGAAGGCCGCCCGCGCCATCGGTGGCTACCACACCGATGTCGCCGCACTCGACGCCAAGGGACTGAAGGAGATCCCCAACGTCGGCAAGTCGATCGCCGACAAGGTCACCGAGTACCTGACGACCGGCCGGATCGCCGTCGTCGAGGAGCGCAGGCAGTCCATCCCGGCCGGGGTCCGGGAACTGATGGCCATCCCCATGCTCGGACCCAAGAGGGCCCTGCTCCTCTATCGGGAACTGGAGGTCGCCTCAGTCGACCAACTCCTCGACGCCATCCACCAGGAGCGCCTCAGGGAACTCAAGGGCTTCGGCGAGAAGACCGAGGAGAACCTCCTGCACGGCATCGCCCTGATGCAGAGGGCCGGAAGCAGAATCCTTCTCAACGCCGCGATGGACTCTGCCGAGCAGATCGTTGCCGCCCTTTCGGAGATCAAGGGCTGCGAGGGCTGCGCCTACGCCGGGTCGCTGCGCCGGATGCGCGAGACCATCGGTGACATCGACATCCTCGTCGCCGCCAAGAAGTCGGCGCCGTTCATGGAGGCCCTCAGACGCCTCCCGTACACCGCGGAGGTCATTGCACACGGCGAGAAGAAGACGTCCATCCGTACCACCAGGGGCCTCCAGGTCGATCTGCGGGTGCTGCCGCCCGACTCCTGGGGCGGCGGCCTCCAGTACTTCACCGGTTCCAAGGCGCACAATATCCGCACCCGCGAGATCGCCGTCCGCCTCGGGCTGAAACTCTCCGAGTACGGACTCTTCGACGCCGAGAGCGGGAAGAGGGTCGTCTCCAGGACCGAGGAGGAGATCTACGAACGCCTCGGGCTGCCCTGGATCCCGCCCACCCTGCGCGAGGACCGGGGTGAGATCGCGGCCGGGCTGCGCGGCGAACTGCCTGAGCTGGTCACCGAGAAGGACATCCGCGGGGATCTGCACACCCACACCGACCTCACCGACGGCCTTGCCTCGCTGGCGGACATGGTCGCCGCAGCCGCCGGACGCGGCTATTCCTATTACGCCGTCACCGACCACGCACCTGACCTCGCCATGCAGCGCATGACCAAGGAGAAGATGCTCGCCCAGCGCGAGCAGGTCCGCGCGCTCGACCGCAAGCACAAGGGAATGCGGCTGCTGCACGGCACCGAACTCAACATCGCACCGGACGGGGGCGTCGACTGGCCCGACGAGTTCCTCGCCGGATTCGACATCTGCGTCGCCTCCATCCACTCGCACTTCAACCAGAGCCGGGAGGCGCTCACCCGCCGCCTGATCCGCGCCTGTGAGAATCCGTATGTCGCGATCATCGGACACCCCACCACCCGCCGCATCGGCAAACGCCCCGGCATCGACGCCGACTTCGACGCGGTCTTCGCGGCCTGCGCCAGGACCGGCACCGCCCTGGAGATCAACGCCCACCCCGAGCGCCTCGACCTGTGCGATGAGGACATCCTGCGTGCCAAGCGGTACGGGGTGGCGTTCGCGGTGAACTCGGACTCCCACTCCACCACGCACCTGCCCTACATGCGCTATGGGGTGGCCACGGCACAGCGCGGCTGGCTGACCAAGGACGACATCGTCAACACCTGGTCGCTCACCCGGCTCCGCCGATTCCTGCGCCCAGCTGACTGA
- a CDS encoding endo alpha-1,4 polygalactosaminidase — protein sequence MTVRTPLDRRSRSAVLLAFVGLLLLAGCTADPVPRPGPDRPRWVPGPGTPWQWQLSGVLDPTAADAPVYDIDGFESTADDVARLHRDGRKVICYINAGSWEDFRPDAADYPAAVRGKSNGWPGERWLDIRRLAVLRPLLERRFDMCRDKGFDAVEPDLMDGYLNDTGFPLTAEHQLAFNRMLAHLAHERGMSVGLKNDLPQIPALVRDFDFAVNEECAQYGECALLTPFVKAGKAVFHVEYALSTDEFCAEARRLGLSSMRKRLELDAWRDPC from the coding sequence GTGACAGTTCGTACCCCACTGGATCGCAGATCCCGGTCCGCCGTACTGCTCGCCTTCGTCGGCCTGCTGCTGCTCGCGGGCTGCACAGCGGACCCGGTCCCGCGCCCTGGACCGGACCGTCCGCGTTGGGTGCCCGGACCAGGTACGCCCTGGCAGTGGCAGCTGAGCGGCGTGCTCGACCCCACGGCCGCCGACGCGCCCGTGTACGACATCGACGGCTTCGAGAGCACCGCTGATGATGTGGCCCGCCTGCACCGGGACGGCCGGAAGGTCATCTGCTACATCAACGCAGGCTCGTGGGAGGACTTCCGGCCCGACGCAGCCGACTACCCCGCTGCCGTGCGAGGCAAGTCGAACGGCTGGCCTGGCGAGCGCTGGCTCGACATCCGCAGGCTGGCCGTGCTCCGCCCGCTGCTCGAACGGCGCTTCGACATGTGTCGCGACAAGGGCTTCGACGCGGTCGAGCCGGACCTCATGGACGGGTACCTGAACGACACGGGCTTTCCGCTGACGGCGGAGCACCAACTGGCGTTCAACCGGATGCTCGCGCACCTCGCCCATGAGCGCGGAATGTCGGTGGGACTGAAGAACGACTTGCCGCAGATCCCCGCACTGGTGCGGGACTTCGACTTCGCAGTCAACGAGGAGTGCGCCCAGTACGGTGAGTGCGCGCTGCTCACCCCGTTCGTCAAGGCGGGGAAGGCGGTATTCCACGTCGAGTACGCCCTGTCCACGGACGAGTTCTGCGCCGAGGCACGCCGTCTCGGCCTGTCGTCCATGCGCAAGAGGCTGGAGCTGGACGCCTGGCGTGACCCCTGCTGA
- a CDS encoding SDR family NAD(P)-dependent oxidoreductase has translation MTSTSAPLAAVTGAEGFIGSHLTETLVAAGYRVRAMAQYNSFSSYGWLETLPSEVLDEVEIVLGDVRDPGSVRGLVQGADAVYHLAALIAIPYSYQAPHSYVDTNVTGTLNVLEAVRALDIPRLVHTSTSETYGTAQTVPITEDHPINTQSPYAASKAGGDRLADSYHASFETPVVTLRPFNTFGPRQSMRAVIPTVIGQVAAGARTLTLGDLRPTRDFTFVKDTARAFLSVGTAPAEAVVGRTFNAGTGGEISVGDLVRLIGKVMDTDLDVQEDAQRIRPPASEVMRLVADASRLREATGWAPEHDLEQGLLKTVEFFRDPANLARYKTDIYNI, from the coding sequence GTGACCTCGACCTCAGCGCCTCTGGCCGCCGTCACCGGAGCCGAGGGCTTCATCGGCTCCCATCTGACCGAGACCTTGGTGGCCGCCGGCTACCGGGTCCGCGCCATGGCCCAGTACAACTCCTTCTCCTCCTACGGCTGGCTGGAGACTCTGCCGTCCGAGGTGCTCGACGAGGTGGAGATCGTCCTCGGCGACGTCCGCGACCCCGGTTCCGTGCGCGGACTCGTCCAGGGCGCCGACGCGGTCTACCACCTTGCGGCACTGATCGCGATCCCGTACTCGTACCAGGCACCGCACAGTTACGTGGACACCAATGTCACGGGCACGCTCAACGTGCTGGAAGCGGTGCGGGCGCTGGACATCCCCCGGCTGGTGCACACCTCCACCAGTGAGACCTACGGGACCGCGCAGACCGTGCCGATCACCGAGGACCACCCCATCAACACCCAGTCCCCGTACGCCGCGTCGAAGGCGGGCGGGGACCGGCTCGCGGACAGCTACCACGCCAGCTTCGAGACCCCCGTGGTCACCCTGCGCCCCTTCAACACCTTCGGTCCCCGGCAGTCCATGCGGGCGGTGATCCCGACGGTCATCGGCCAGGTGGCGGCGGGAGCCAGGACGCTCACCCTCGGCGATCTGCGGCCGACCCGGGACTTCACCTTCGTCAAGGACACCGCGCGCGCCTTCCTGTCCGTGGGCACCGCTCCGGCGGAGGCGGTGGTGGGCAGGACCTTCAACGCCGGTACCGGCGGCGAGATCTCGGTGGGCGACCTGGTCCGGCTGATCGGCAAGGTGATGGACACCGACCTCGACGTGCAGGAGGACGCACAGCGCATCCGGCCCCCCGCCTCCGAGGTGATGCGCCTGGTCGCCGACGCCTCCCGGCTGCGCGAGGCGACGGGTTGGGCACCGGAACACGACCTGGAGCAGGGGCTCCTGAAGACCGTCGAGTTCTTCCGCGACCCCGCCAACCTCGCCCGCTACAAGACCGACATCTACAACATCTGA
- the pelF gene encoding GT4 family glycosyltransferase PelF, protein MHVQHRAPRSGAARVTLLTEGTYPHSHGGVSVWCDQLVGGMPDIDFDVIAVTGTGRESLAWDLPAHVSEPVTVPMWGPAPTGAPPRGRSERRLMASYERFLTAVLDPSAEHEFAPALYELAHAARDGRLSPALRGDRALRILTGVWNRRGLTVCEARPTLHDAVTATSLLEHALRPLSASPPELGVAHAVSGGVAVLPGLAAKELHGVPLLLTEHGVYLRERYLGYRTGPYRWPVKAVLLGFFRLLAEETYRQAALITPGNRYNRLWEEEGGADPQLIRTVYNGVDPAAFPPAGPEPQSPTLSWAGRVDPIKDLETLIRAFAQVREVVPEAALRLFGGTPRGGEAYRERCEALAASLGQGDAVTFEGRVEDIRDAYAAGSVVMLSSISEGFPFTLIEAMSCGRATVSTDVGGVREAVGDAGLVVPPRDPAAMAAAALELLADPVRRAAMGEAARLRVIEQFTLRQTIRTFRSIYLELSVRGMFQLADPWGADLDDTVMLRSVAG, encoded by the coding sequence ATGCACGTTCAGCACCGCGCGCCGCGTTCGGGCGCGGCGCGGGTCACCCTGCTCACCGAAGGCACCTATCCCCACAGCCATGGCGGAGTGAGTGTCTGGTGCGACCAACTCGTCGGCGGCATGCCCGACATCGACTTCGACGTGATCGCGGTGACCGGCACCGGCCGTGAATCGCTCGCCTGGGACCTCCCGGCACATGTGTCCGAGCCGGTGACGGTGCCCATGTGGGGACCGGCGCCGACGGGTGCGCCACCGCGTGGGCGGAGTGAGCGCCGGCTGATGGCCTCGTACGAGAGATTCCTTACCGCCGTTCTCGACCCGTCCGCGGAGCACGAGTTCGCCCCCGCGCTGTACGAGCTGGCACATGCCGCCCGGGACGGGCGGCTGAGTCCCGCCCTGCGCGGTGACCGCGCCCTGCGGATCCTCACCGGGGTGTGGAACCGTAGAGGCCTGACCGTATGCGAGGCCCGTCCCACCTTGCACGACGCCGTCACCGCCACCAGCCTGCTCGAACACGCCCTACGGCCGCTCAGCGCATCGCCGCCGGAGCTCGGTGTCGCCCACGCGGTCAGCGGGGGCGTCGCGGTGCTTCCGGGGCTGGCGGCCAAGGAACTGCACGGCGTACCACTGCTGCTGACGGAGCACGGGGTGTATCTGCGGGAGCGCTATCTGGGCTACCGCACGGGGCCGTACCGCTGGCCGGTGAAGGCGGTGCTGCTCGGCTTCTTCCGGCTGCTGGCCGAGGAGACCTACCGTCAGGCAGCACTGATCACCCCCGGCAACCGCTACAACCGGCTCTGGGAGGAGGAGGGCGGCGCCGACCCGCAGCTGATCCGCACGGTCTACAACGGGGTCGATCCCGCGGCCTTCCCGCCCGCGGGCCCGGAGCCGCAGAGCCCCACGCTCAGCTGGGCCGGCCGGGTCGACCCGATCAAGGATCTGGAGACCCTGATCAGAGCGTTCGCCCAGGTCCGGGAGGTCGTTCCGGAAGCCGCACTGCGGCTGTTCGGCGGTACACCGCGCGGCGGTGAGGCATACCGGGAGCGGTGCGAGGCGCTGGCCGCCTCCCTCGGCCAGGGTGACGCGGTCACCTTCGAGGGCCGGGTGGAGGACATCCGGGACGCCTATGCGGCAGGCAGCGTGGTGATGCTCTCCAGTATCAGTGAGGGATTCCCCTTCACCCTGATCGAGGCCATGTCCTGCGGCCGGGCGACCGTGTCCACCGATGTGGGCGGGGTGCGGGAGGCCGTGGGGGACGCCGGGCTCGTGGTACCGCCGCGCGACCCGGCGGCAATGGCCGCCGCCGCGTTGGAGTTGCTTGCCGACCCGGTGCGGCGCGCTGCCATGGGTGAGGCGGCCCGGCTGCGGGTCATCGAGCAGTTCACGCTCCGTCAGACCATCCGCACCTTCCGCTCCATCTATCTGGAGCTGTCCGTACGCGGCATGTTCCAGCTCGCCGACCCGTGGGGCGCGGACCTCGACGACACGGTGATGCTGAGGAGCGTGGCCGGATGA
- a CDS encoding sugar phosphate nucleotidyltransferase, with the protein MHAVILAGGKGIRLRPYTTALPKPLVPIGDQHAILEIVLRQLAACGFTSCTIAVGHLGQIIRAYVGSGSRWGLTIDYAIEESPLGTMGPLLTMRDRLPESFLVMNGDVLTDLDYADVLRRHMSSEAALTIATYARKVHIDFGVLTTDDDRVVGFREKPSMDYRVSMGVYGVSLGTLDGYTPGLPLGFDELVLDLLKHGNPPHAYEFDGYWLDIGRPDDYDRANAEFTTHQSLLLKGA; encoded by the coding sequence ATGCACGCAGTGATTCTCGCCGGAGGCAAGGGCATCCGGCTGCGCCCTTACACCACCGCGCTTCCCAAGCCGCTCGTCCCGATCGGCGACCAGCACGCGATTCTGGAGATCGTCCTCAGGCAGCTCGCCGCCTGCGGCTTCACCAGCTGCACCATCGCGGTCGGCCATCTCGGGCAGATCATCCGCGCCTACGTCGGCAGCGGCTCGCGCTGGGGGCTGACGATCGACTACGCGATCGAGGAGAGCCCACTGGGCACCATGGGACCGCTGCTGACCATGCGGGACCGGCTGCCCGAATCGTTCCTGGTGATGAACGGGGACGTCCTCACCGACCTCGACTACGCCGACGTACTGCGGCGGCACATGTCGTCCGAAGCCGCACTGACCATCGCCACCTACGCCCGCAAGGTCCACATCGACTTCGGTGTGCTGACCACGGACGACGACCGTGTGGTGGGCTTCCGCGAGAAGCCCAGCATGGACTACCGGGTCTCCATGGGCGTGTACGGGGTCTCCCTCGGCACCCTCGACGGATACACCCCGGGGCTGCCGCTCGGCTTCGACGAGTTGGTGCTCGACCTGCTCAAGCACGGCAACCCCCCGCACGCCTACGAGTTCGACGGCTACTGGCTGGACATCGGACGCCCGGACGACTACGACCGTGCCAACGCCGAATTCACCACGCACCAGTCCCTGTTGCTCAAGGGAGCCTGA